One genomic region from Ralstonia pickettii DTP0602 encodes:
- a CDS encoding thiolase encodes MSLSNLRGSVAIVGVGQAGLGEAHGKTEMEILVEAAKAAVKDAGMSMRDIDGIATASVGATMWVMPVAEYLGIKPKFVDSTMIGGSSFVSHMLPAMMALESGQCDAVLVCYGSNQRTSTVGRAGISKVRAVLDPQPYENPYNPLQPITSYALAAARHMHQYGTTREHLAEVAVAARKWAQLNPEAMMRDPLSIDDVLNARMVSDPLSVRDCCLVTDGAGAYVMVRADRAKDLAKPPVYVLGNATATWHRQISCMPDVTVTAAKESGERAFAMAGLKPSDVDVAELYDAFTINTLLFLEDLGFCAKGEGGHFVSGGGIAPGGRLPVNTNGGGLSCVHPGMYGMFITIEAVRQLRGECGERQVKDAEVAVVHGNGGTLSSQATAILGTAATL; translated from the coding sequence ATGAGTTTGTCCAATTTGCGTGGCAGCGTCGCCATCGTCGGTGTCGGCCAGGCGGGCCTTGGCGAAGCGCACGGCAAGACGGAAATGGAAATCCTGGTGGAGGCCGCCAAGGCCGCCGTCAAGGATGCCGGCATGTCGATGCGCGACATCGATGGCATTGCCACCGCCAGCGTCGGCGCCACCATGTGGGTGATGCCGGTGGCCGAGTACCTCGGCATCAAGCCAAAGTTTGTCGACAGCACCATGATCGGCGGTTCCAGCTTTGTCTCGCACATGCTGCCCGCGATGATGGCGCTGGAGTCGGGCCAGTGCGACGCCGTGCTGGTCTGCTACGGCAGCAACCAGCGCACCTCGACCGTCGGCCGCGCCGGCATCTCGAAGGTGCGCGCGGTGCTGGACCCGCAGCCGTACGAGAACCCGTACAACCCGCTGCAGCCGATCACCTCCTACGCGCTCGCCGCGGCGCGCCATATGCATCAATACGGCACCACGCGCGAACACCTGGCCGAAGTCGCCGTGGCCGCGCGCAAATGGGCGCAGCTGAACCCCGAGGCGATGATGCGCGACCCCCTCAGCATCGACGACGTGCTCAACGCGCGCATGGTGTCCGACCCGCTGTCGGTGCGCGACTGCTGCCTGGTCACCGACGGCGCCGGCGCTTACGTGATGGTGCGTGCCGACCGCGCCAAAGACCTGGCCAAGCCGCCGGTCTACGTGCTCGGCAATGCCACCGCGACCTGGCACCGCCAGATCTCGTGCATGCCTGACGTGACCGTCACGGCCGCCAAGGAATCCGGCGAGCGCGCCTTCGCCATGGCCGGCCTGAAGCCGTCGGACGTGGACGTCGCCGAGCTGTACGACGCCTTCACCATCAACACGCTGCTGTTCCTGGAAGACCTGGGCTTCTGCGCCAAGGGCGAAGGCGGCCATTTCGTCAGCGGCGGCGGCATTGCCCCGGGCGGCAGGCTGCCGGTGAACACCAACGGCGGCGGCCTGTCCTGCGTGCATCCGGGCATGTACGGCATGTTCATCACCATCGAGGCAGTGCGCCAGCTGCGCGGCGAATGCGGCGAGCGCCAGGTGAAGGATGCCGAGGTGGCGGTCGTGCACGGCAACGGCGGCACGCTGTCGAGCCAGGCCACGGCGATCCTGGGCACGGCGGCCACGCTGTAG
- a CDS encoding multidrug transporter (K15727: czcB; cobalt-zinc-cadmium resistance protein CzcB) → MSLLSSMSCNPRFSGFLAGWPARRSALCAVSLCALALAACGKSEAPKPDDDPKVTGNTIQFPASVKTLPGIAGEVAKTGGERMLNLPGRLVWNEDKTVRVFTPFAGRVTEILVQPGATVKAGQPLASLTSPDFGVAQADARKAAADSAVAAKALARQRELYGAGIVAQKELEQAQADAARAAADLQRTQAALRQYGAAEGGSDGVNQRFALRSPIDGLVVERNINPGMQLRPDQQPTAPLFLVTDPTTLWAQVDASEADLSLFKPGVSVQLSTAAYPGETFAGTVVKIADYVDPTARSIKVRLSVPNSDRRLKAEMFVTAKLPAASFKGISVPSKAVFLADNRNYVFVRTAANSFERRQVRVGVTMPGTSEILEGVKDGETVVTEGNLYLQDILRDATAVNAARAAEKK, encoded by the coding sequence ATGTCTCTCCTGTCCAGCATGTCCTGCAACCCCCGCTTCTCCGGCTTCCTCGCCGGCTGGCCTGCCCGCCGTTCCGCCCTCTGTGCCGTGTCGCTGTGCGCACTGGCCCTGGCCGCCTGCGGCAAGTCCGAAGCGCCCAAGCCCGATGACGACCCCAAGGTCACCGGCAACACCATCCAGTTCCCCGCCAGCGTGAAGACGCTGCCCGGCATTGCCGGCGAAGTGGCCAAGACCGGCGGCGAGCGCATGCTGAATCTGCCCGGGCGCCTGGTCTGGAATGAGGACAAGACCGTGCGCGTGTTCACGCCCTTCGCCGGGCGTGTGACCGAGATCCTGGTGCAGCCCGGGGCGACGGTGAAGGCCGGCCAGCCGCTGGCCAGCCTGACCTCGCCGGACTTTGGCGTGGCCCAGGCCGATGCGCGCAAGGCCGCCGCCGACAGCGCGGTAGCCGCCAAGGCGCTGGCGCGCCAGCGCGAGTTGTACGGCGCCGGCATCGTCGCGCAGAAGGAACTGGAGCAGGCTCAGGCCGATGCCGCGCGCGCTGCGGCCGATCTGCAGCGCACCCAGGCGGCGCTGCGCCAGTACGGCGCGGCAGAGGGCGGCAGCGATGGGGTCAACCAGCGCTTTGCGCTGCGCAGCCCCATCGACGGCCTGGTGGTGGAGCGCAATATCAATCCCGGCATGCAACTGCGCCCGGACCAGCAGCCCACCGCGCCGCTGTTCCTGGTGACCGATCCCACAACGCTGTGGGCCCAGGTCGATGCCAGCGAAGCCGACCTGAGCCTGTTCAAGCCCGGCGTCAGCGTGCAGCTGAGCACCGCCGCCTATCCCGGCGAGACCTTTGCCGGTACCGTGGTCAAGATCGCCGACTATGTCGATCCGACCGCGCGCAGCATCAAGGTACGGCTGTCGGTGCCCAACTCCGACCGCCGCCTGAAGGCCGAGATGTTCGTCACCGCGAAGCTGCCGGCGGCGTCGTTCAAGGGCATCTCGGTGCCGTCCAAGGCCGTGTTCCTGGCCGACAACCGCAACTACGTGTTCGTGCGCACCGCCGCCAACAGCTTCGAGCGCCGCCAGGTGCGCGTGGGCGTGACCATGCCCGGCACCAGCGAGATCCTGGAAGGCGTGAAGGACGGCGAGACCGTGGTGACCGAAGGCAATCTCTACCTGCAGGACATCCTGCGCGACGCCACCGCCGTCAACGCGGCGCGCGCGGCCGAGAAGAAGTGA
- a CDS encoding 4-hydroxybenzoyl-CoA thioesterase — MLMRDVIPHVLNRGTALPEAGVLESGTHKTFHHAIDIYLKDSNAFMNTYFARYFEWQGVCRERWFHECIHDNLLAAGGVFVTKRAHQEYVEETFPFQRVDCYLNTFQVRQCSAYLLFRFCVGGKPVSLGYQQIVFADRQKRISRFPAGIIERVREYELALPEFAS, encoded by the coding sequence ATGTTGATGCGAGACGTGATCCCCCATGTTCTCAACCGCGGTACGGCCCTGCCGGAAGCCGGCGTGCTCGAGTCAGGCACGCACAAGACCTTCCACCATGCGATCGACATCTACCTCAAGGATTCCAATGCCTTCATGAACACTTACTTCGCGCGCTATTTCGAGTGGCAGGGCGTGTGCCGGGAGCGCTGGTTCCATGAGTGCATCCACGACAACCTGCTGGCCGCGGGCGGCGTCTTCGTGACCAAGCGCGCGCACCAGGAGTATGTCGAGGAGACCTTCCCGTTCCAGCGCGTGGATTGCTACCTGAATACCTTCCAGGTCAGGCAGTGCTCCGCCTATTTGCTGTTCCGCTTCTGCGTGGGCGGCAAGCCGGTCTCGCTGGGTTACCAGCAGATCGTCTTTGCCGACCGGCAGAAGCGCATTTCGCGCTTTCCCGCGGGCATCATCGAGCGGGTCAGGGAATATGAACTGGCGCTGCCGGAATTTGCGAGCTGA
- a CDS encoding GntR family transcriptional regulator (K03710: K03710; GntR family transcriptional regulator), with the protein MADTASAELLSRSRQPVYLQLATIFRRQIESGAWRQGERIPSLDELCRQYGVARMTMHHALSMLDEEGLLERSRGRGTFVKAPCRTRRQVSLSTSWDEAVAVGGQLDTEAMVESAGNVPLPDDLGMPCNAARAADYHFLRRLHRLDGRPFAVGEVYIEAGVFAREPEAFRHGASVPVLDRFPGLSVSTARQRLSIVAAGAESAGALALAVGAPVAELRRFACVPAVAPGAGELIVYYARIEFPTEFVCLDFDLLAPRKRRG; encoded by the coding sequence ATGGCAGACACCGCTTCCGCCGAACTCCTGTCGCGCAGCCGCCAGCCGGTCTACCTGCAGTTGGCCACCATCTTCCGCCGCCAGATCGAGAGCGGCGCCTGGCGCCAGGGCGAACGCATTCCCTCGCTGGACGAGCTGTGCCGCCAGTACGGCGTGGCGCGCATGACCATGCACCATGCCTTGTCGATGCTCGACGAAGAAGGGCTGCTCGAGCGTTCGCGCGGGCGCGGCACTTTCGTCAAGGCGCCGTGCCGCACGCGCCGCCAGGTGTCGCTGTCCACCAGCTGGGACGAGGCGGTGGCCGTGGGCGGGCAACTGGATACCGAGGCGATGGTGGAGTCGGCCGGCAACGTGCCGCTGCCCGACGACCTCGGCATGCCATGCAACGCCGCGCGCGCGGCCGATTACCACTTCCTGCGCCGGCTGCACCGGCTCGACGGGCGGCCCTTCGCGGTGGGCGAGGTCTATATCGAGGCCGGCGTCTTTGCGCGCGAGCCCGAGGCCTTCCGGCACGGCGCCTCGGTGCCGGTGCTGGACCGCTTCCCGGGCCTGTCGGTCAGCACCGCGCGGCAACGCCTGTCGATCGTCGCGGCCGGTGCGGAGTCGGCCGGGGCGCTGGCGCTTGCCGTGGGCGCGCCGGTGGCCGAGCTGAGGCGCTTTGCCTGCGTGCCCGCCGTTGCGCCCGGCGCAGGCGAGCTGATCGTCTATTACGCCCGCATCGAATTCCCCACCGAATTCGTCTGCCTGGATTTCGACTTGCTTGCGCCGCGCAAGCGCCGCGGCTGA
- a CDS encoding DNA-binding protein (K07068: K07068) translates to MKRLQGRSGARTSAPPQKPCAAPLSAFKNPPFRRSELLQRKDCVKLITVPWHAHGGTIKSEGDSMPHQEAAAGPDKVYAEMLAAGQFRIQHCQDCQRHVFFPRNICPHCGGDTLAWVEPKGTGTVYSTSVIRRKPDAGGDYNVVLVDLDEGVRMMSRVEGIAPASVRIGMRVKARVAQGKEGEAALVVFDPVEG, encoded by the coding sequence TTGAAACGCTTGCAGGGCCGGAGTGGGGCGAGGACGTCTGCTCCACCACAAAAGCCCTGTGCAGCGCCGCTTTCCGCATTCAAAAATCCACCCTTCCGCAGAAGCGAATTGCTGCAACGCAAAGACTGCGTCAAGCTCATAACCGTGCCATGGCATGCCCATGGCGGCACCATCAAAAGTGAAGGAGACTCCATGCCCCACCAGGAAGCGGCGGCGGGTCCGGACAAGGTCTATGCGGAAATGCTCGCCGCAGGCCAGTTCCGCATCCAGCATTGCCAGGACTGCCAGCGCCACGTGTTTTTCCCGCGCAATATCTGCCCGCACTGCGGCGGCGACACCCTTGCCTGGGTCGAGCCCAAGGGCACCGGCACGGTCTACTCCACCAGCGTGATCCGCCGCAAGCCGGACGCCGGTGGCGACTACAACGTCGTGCTGGTCGACCTGGACGAAGGCGTGCGCATGATGAGCCGGGTGGAAGGCATCGCGCCGGCCAGCGTGCGCATCGGCATGCGCGTGAAGGCGCGTGTGGCGCAGGGCAAGGAAGGCGAGGCTGCTCTCGTCGTGTTCGATCCGGTGGAGGGCTGA
- a CDS encoding metal transporter CzcA (K15726: czcA; cobalt-zinc-cadmium resistance protein CzcA): MISRIVSFALHQKLFIWLGLLIFVGGGLAAFKNLPIEAFPDVSDIQVNVITLYPGRAAEEVERQVTIPIETALAGTPNAVRVFSHTQFGLSFMMVTFNDKATDVTARQQILERLRSVDLPDGVHPDLAPLSTAIGEIYRFRLTGKGYTPQELRTLQDWVVEKNLRQVPGVADLVTIGGTIKQYEVNPNLARMRDAKISLSQLFTALQRANANAGGGAVTHGRQQFLLRSLGSFRTSADIANVVVAENNGTPILVKDIADVRIGSAPPQGLMGQDDEDNIVSGIVVMRKGENPSLVLEALKKKIELLDDQILPKGVKIVPYYDRSTLIDKTLHTVFGNLVEGALLVMAVLYLFLANVRAAAIVALVIPLALLSTFIGLTWVGIPANLLSLGAMDFGIIVDGAVIVVENIFKRLGELKEQQIQDSRARLHAILLATSEVGRPTVFSMVIIIAAHIPIFTLQRHEGKIFAPMAYTVTGALIGSLIISLTVVPLLCHLLLTKNIAHDDNFVVRYCKKLYEPMLAWALDHKKLVVGVALGLLVATVGVGKFLGSEFLPELDEGSMWVSFDLPASVSIDEAREQARQLRGVIRKTPEVNTTISKVGRPDDGTDPKLINTVEILVDLKGEKQWRDGYDKRRIIGEIDHNLRQLPGIEPNFSQPVRDNILESISQIKGQIVIKVQSDSLEQNKRVADQILANVQSVKGVMRAFIDRDGELPQYVLEFDRAQAARYGINVADVQDLMETALAGKAATELWEGERHFSVAVRLKPSERALPNLPNIFMQTADGAQVPLSQLVSFRAASGAMNISRENGQRTTSIGIFIRDRDMGSVVKDMQKLVARNVKADDVKISWSGEFENQERAMARLAIVVPLSVLVIFLLLFNAFKSFKSATLIISNIPFALIGGVFALFLTGIPLSVSAAIGFIALFGQAVLNGVVMVTYFNQLRDEGMPVRQAVLTGSMDRLRTVLMTALLAMLGLFPMAISRAIGSETQRPLAIVIIGGLITATVLTLIVLPTLYEWMVGRNWPDEEGEAPDANVLTPSISG; the protein is encoded by the coding sequence ATGATCTCGCGCATCGTCAGCTTTGCCCTGCACCAGAAGCTCTTTATCTGGCTGGGGTTGCTTATCTTCGTCGGCGGCGGCCTGGCCGCCTTCAAGAACCTGCCCATCGAGGCCTTTCCCGACGTCTCCGACATCCAGGTCAACGTCATCACGCTGTACCCGGGCCGCGCCGCCGAAGAGGTGGAGCGCCAGGTAACCATCCCGATCGAAACCGCGCTGGCCGGCACGCCCAACGCCGTGCGCGTGTTCTCGCATACGCAGTTCGGCCTGTCGTTCATGATGGTGACCTTCAACGACAAGGCCACCGACGTGACCGCGCGCCAGCAGATCCTGGAGCGGCTGCGCAGCGTGGACCTGCCCGACGGCGTGCATCCGGACCTGGCGCCGCTGTCCACCGCGATCGGCGAGATCTACCGCTTTCGCCTGACCGGCAAGGGCTATACGCCGCAGGAACTGCGCACGCTGCAGGACTGGGTGGTTGAGAAGAACCTGCGCCAGGTGCCGGGCGTGGCCGACCTGGTCACGATCGGCGGCACCATCAAGCAGTACGAGGTCAACCCCAACCTGGCGCGCATGCGCGACGCCAAGATCTCTCTGTCGCAGCTCTTTACCGCGCTGCAGCGCGCCAACGCCAACGCCGGCGGTGGTGCCGTGACGCACGGGCGCCAGCAGTTCCTGCTGCGCTCGCTGGGCAGCTTCCGCACCTCGGCCGATATCGCCAACGTGGTGGTGGCCGAGAACAACGGCACGCCGATCCTGGTCAAGGACATCGCCGACGTCAGGATCGGCAGCGCGCCGCCGCAGGGCCTGATGGGGCAGGACGACGAGGACAACATCGTCTCGGGCATCGTGGTGATGCGCAAGGGCGAGAACCCGTCGCTGGTGCTGGAGGCGCTGAAGAAGAAGATCGAGCTGCTGGACGACCAGATCCTGCCCAAGGGCGTGAAGATCGTGCCGTACTACGACCGCTCCACGCTGATCGACAAGACCCTGCACACGGTGTTCGGCAACCTGGTCGAGGGCGCGCTGCTGGTGATGGCGGTGCTGTACCTGTTCCTGGCCAACGTGCGCGCCGCGGCGATCGTGGCGCTGGTGATCCCGCTGGCGCTGCTGTCGACCTTCATCGGCCTGACCTGGGTGGGCATCCCCGCCAACCTGCTGTCTCTTGGCGCGATGGACTTCGGTATCATCGTCGACGGCGCCGTGATCGTGGTCGAGAACATCTTCAAGCGGCTGGGCGAGCTCAAGGAACAGCAGATCCAGGACAGCAGGGCGCGGCTGCACGCGATCCTGCTGGCCACCAGCGAAGTGGGCCGGCCGACCGTGTTCTCGATGGTCATCATCATCGCCGCGCACATCCCGATCTTCACGCTGCAGCGGCACGAAGGGAAGATCTTCGCGCCAATGGCCTATACCGTGACGGGCGCGCTGATCGGCTCGCTGATCATCTCGCTGACGGTGGTGCCGCTGCTGTGCCACCTGCTGCTGACGAAGAACATCGCGCACGATGACAACTTCGTGGTGCGCTACTGCAAGAAACTGTACGAGCCGATGCTCGCCTGGGCGCTGGACCACAAGAAGCTGGTGGTGGGCGTGGCCCTGGGCCTGTTGGTGGCGACCGTGGGCGTGGGCAAGTTCCTCGGCAGCGAATTCCTGCCCGAACTGGACGAAGGCTCGATGTGGGTCAGCTTCGACCTGCCGGCGTCAGTCTCGATCGACGAGGCGCGCGAGCAGGCGCGGCAGTTGCGCGGCGTGATCCGCAAGACGCCGGAGGTCAACACCACCATTTCCAAGGTGGGTCGCCCCGACGATGGCACCGATCCCAAGCTGATCAACACCGTCGAGATCCTGGTCGACCTGAAAGGGGAAAAGCAGTGGCGCGACGGCTACGACAAGCGCCGCATCATCGGCGAGATCGACCACAACCTGCGCCAGCTGCCCGGCATCGAGCCCAACTTCTCGCAACCGGTGCGCGACAACATCCTGGAGAGCATTTCGCAGATCAAGGGCCAGATCGTGATCAAGGTCCAGAGCGACAGCCTCGAGCAAAACAAGCGGGTGGCCGACCAGATCCTGGCCAACGTGCAGTCGGTCAAGGGCGTGATGCGCGCCTTTATCGACCGCGACGGCGAGCTGCCGCAGTACGTACTGGAGTTCGACCGCGCCCAGGCCGCGCGCTACGGCATCAACGTGGCCGACGTGCAGGACCTGATGGAAACCGCGCTGGCCGGCAAGGCCGCCACCGAGCTGTGGGAAGGCGAGAGGCACTTCAGCGTGGCGGTGCGCCTGAAGCCGTCCGAGCGCGCGCTGCCGAACCTGCCCAATATCTTCATGCAGACCGCCGACGGCGCGCAGGTGCCGTTGTCGCAGCTGGTGAGCTTCCGCGCCGCTTCCGGCGCGATGAACATCAGCCGCGAGAACGGTCAGCGCACCACCTCGATCGGCATCTTTATCCGCGACCGCGACATGGGCAGCGTGGTCAAGGACATGCAGAAGCTGGTAGCCAGGAACGTCAAGGCCGACGACGTCAAGATCAGCTGGTCGGGCGAGTTCGAGAACCAGGAGCGTGCCATGGCGCGGCTGGCGATCGTGGTGCCGTTGTCGGTGCTGGTGATCTTCCTGCTGCTGTTCAACGCCTTCAAGTCGTTCAAGAGCGCCACGCTGATCATCTCGAACATCCCGTTCGCGCTGATCGGCGGCGTGTTCGCGCTGTTCCTGACCGGCATCCCGCTGTCGGTATCGGCGGCGATCGGCTTTATCGCGCTGTTCGGCCAGGCGGTGCTCAACGGCGTGGTGATGGTGACCTACTTCAACCAGTTGCGCGACGAAGGCATGCCGGTGCGCCAGGCCGTGCTGACCGGTTCGATGGACCGCTTGCGCACCGTGTTGATGACCGCGCTGCTGGCCATGCTGGGCCTGTTCCCGATGGCGATCTCGCGCGCCATCGGCTCGGAGACGCAGCGCCCGCTGGCCATCGTCATCATCGGCGGCCTGATCACCGCCACGGTGCTGACGCTGATCGTGCTGCCGACGCTTTATGAATGGATGGTGGGGCGCAACTGGCCGGACGAGGAGGGCGAGGCGCCAGACGCAAACGTGTTGACGCCGTCGATTTCAGGATGA
- a CDS encoding membrane protein, which translates to MYAALPAFVSSTFLGYGLYVLVTKGVTRISASFFLLCVTTFAWQGTWVFLFQASHPDVALLLARLGYLFILFLPTTFYHFIAEVTERRQERPLLLASYGMSLVLAMLLLSTGQVVSGYYTYFFGEYPKAGPLHPLHLLQTVLVALRSAWILAEARHNAAAERRKRYNLCLVAVALYSLAAVDYAVNYGIAFYPPGVVFVAASLGILAVSVVRYDLMHPYSLAATVAHEVRTPLATIRMQAQELARTWPQVLQGYRLAVEHGLCEDRLRPGQLERVSSLVGAITREVDGTSTVIDMALASVTLERLDRSTFAPHGIADCVHAALERFPFQGEERGCVQVRGIDHDWRFVGSDTLLVYVLFNLLKNALHAIRARGAGGGRIDITGASEGQYHVIRFRDTGPGIPADVMPRIFDPFFSTKAHGSGAGLGLAFCRRVIETFGGRIDCESVPGEHTTFTLRLPRFTSMADSRLRTSTAG; encoded by the coding sequence ATGTACGCTGCCTTGCCCGCCTTCGTCTCGTCGACCTTCCTCGGTTACGGCCTCTATGTGCTGGTGACCAAGGGGGTGACGCGCATCTCGGCGTCCTTCTTCTTGCTGTGCGTGACCACCTTCGCCTGGCAGGGGACGTGGGTGTTCCTGTTCCAGGCCTCGCATCCCGACGTCGCGCTGTTGCTGGCCCGGCTTGGCTACCTGTTCATCCTGTTCCTGCCGACCACCTTCTACCACTTCATCGCCGAGGTCACCGAGCGCCGCCAGGAGCGGCCGCTGCTGCTGGCCTCGTACGGCATGAGCCTGGTGCTGGCGATGCTGCTGCTGAGCACGGGACAGGTGGTGTCGGGCTATTACACCTATTTCTTCGGCGAGTATCCCAAGGCCGGGCCGCTGCATCCGCTGCACCTGCTGCAGACCGTGCTGGTGGCGCTGCGCAGCGCGTGGATCCTGGCCGAAGCGCGGCACAATGCCGCGGCCGAACGCCGCAAGCGCTACAACCTGTGCCTGGTGGCGGTGGCGCTCTATTCGCTGGCGGCAGTCGACTACGCCGTCAACTATGGCATCGCCTTCTACCCGCCTGGCGTGGTCTTCGTGGCGGCAAGCCTTGGCATCCTGGCGGTCAGCGTGGTGCGCTACGACCTGATGCACCCCTACTCGCTGGCGGCCACCGTCGCGCATGAAGTGCGCACGCCGCTGGCCACGATCCGCATGCAGGCGCAGGAACTGGCGCGCACCTGGCCGCAGGTGCTGCAGGGCTACCGGCTGGCGGTCGAGCACGGGCTGTGCGAAGACCGCCTGCGGCCCGGGCAACTGGAGCGCGTGTCGAGCCTGGTCGGCGCGATCACGCGCGAGGTCGACGGCACCAGCACCGTGATCGACATGGCGCTGGCCTCGGTCACGCTGGAGCGGCTCGATCGCAGCACCTTCGCGCCGCACGGCATTGCCGATTGCGTGCATGCCGCGCTGGAGCGTTTTCCGTTCCAGGGCGAGGAGCGCGGCTGCGTGCAGGTGCGCGGCATCGACCATGACTGGCGCTTTGTCGGCTCCGACACGCTGCTGGTCTACGTGCTCTTCAACCTGCTGAAGAACGCGCTGCACGCGATCCGCGCGCGCGGCGCCGGCGGCGGGCGCATCGACATCACCGGCGCCAGCGAAGGCCAGTACCACGTGATCCGCTTCCGCGACACCGGCCCCGGCATCCCCGCCGACGTGATGCCGCGCATCTTCGATCCCTTCTTCTCCACCAAGGCCCATGGCAGTGGCGCGGGTCTCGGGCTGGCGTTCTGCCGGCGCGTGATCGAGACCTTCGGCGGACGCATCGACTGCGAGTCGGTGCCCGGCGAACACACCACCTTCACGCTACGGCTGCCGCGCTTCACCTCGATGGCCGACAGCCGCCTGCGCACCAGCACCGCCGGCTGA
- a CDS encoding hypothetical protein (thiamine-pyrophosphate requiring enzyme~K01652: E2.2.1.6L, ilvB, ilvG, ilvI; acetolactate synthase I/II/III large subunit [EC:2.2.1.6]), which produces MDNTQPMNGAESLVKTLLANGVDTCFANPGTSEMHFVAALDRIPGMRCVLGLFEGVVTGAADGYARMADKPAATLLHCGPGLANGLANLHNARRAQTPVVNIIGDQATYHRPLDAPLTADTEGWARPVSVWTRTATRAASVGADAAAAVQAACAAPGGVASLILPSDVCWDAGGVVAGPLPPLAVPKVSPDAVQQAARVLRSGQPTLVVLAGSALRQAPLADAHRIAAATGARLITPMSNARVSRGRGRLAVDRVPYSGDVARDKLAGIRNVILVGAPAPVTFFAYPGKSPRPYPEDAVVHVLARPEEDLAEALARLADEVGARNVALPATDTAPRAEPARGAVTSENVARTLSALLPEQAIVVEESVSFGRAFYPGTVHAAPHDWLQLTGGAIGAGLPLAVGAAVAAPDRRVVSLQADGSAMYTLQSLWTMAREKLDVTVVLLANRQYAILLGELAGVGANPGKTAMDMLDIGNPDLDWVKLANGMGVEGARATDMESFADLFRMANGRKGPFLIELVI; this is translated from the coding sequence ATGGACAATACGCAACCGATGAACGGCGCCGAGAGCCTGGTCAAGACCCTGCTCGCCAACGGCGTGGACACCTGCTTTGCCAATCCCGGCACCAGCGAGATGCACTTCGTCGCGGCGCTGGACCGCATTCCGGGCATGCGCTGCGTGCTGGGCCTGTTCGAAGGCGTGGTTACCGGCGCGGCCGACGGCTATGCGCGCATGGCCGACAAGCCCGCCGCCACGCTGCTGCATTGCGGCCCGGGCCTGGCCAATGGTCTCGCCAACCTGCACAACGCGCGCCGCGCGCAGACGCCGGTGGTCAATATCATCGGCGACCAGGCCACCTACCATCGCCCGCTGGATGCGCCGCTGACCGCCGACACCGAGGGCTGGGCCCGCCCAGTCTCGGTGTGGACGCGCACCGCCACGCGCGCGGCCTCGGTGGGCGCCGACGCCGCTGCCGCCGTGCAGGCCGCCTGCGCCGCGCCGGGTGGCGTCGCCAGCCTGATCCTGCCGTCCGACGTGTGCTGGGATGCCGGCGGCGTGGTAGCGGGCCCGCTGCCGCCGCTGGCCGTGCCCAAGGTTTCGCCCGACGCCGTGCAGCAGGCCGCGCGCGTGCTGCGCTCGGGCCAGCCCACGCTAGTCGTGCTGGCGGGCAGCGCGCTGCGCCAGGCGCCGCTGGCCGATGCGCACCGCATCGCCGCCGCCACCGGCGCGCGGCTGATCACGCCGATGTCCAATGCGCGCGTATCGCGCGGCCGCGGGCGTCTGGCGGTGGACCGCGTGCCGTATTCGGGCGACGTGGCGCGCGACAAGCTCGCCGGCATCCGCAACGTGATCCTGGTGGGCGCGCCGGCGCCGGTGACCTTCTTCGCCTATCCGGGCAAGTCGCCGCGGCCATATCCGGAAGATGCCGTGGTGCATGTGCTGGCGCGGCCCGAGGAAGACCTGGCCGAGGCGCTGGCGCGGCTGGCCGATGAGGTCGGCGCGCGTAATGTGGCGCTGCCCGCTACGGATACCGCACCGCGCGCCGAGCCGGCGCGCGGTGCGGTTACGTCCGAGAACGTGGCGCGCACGCTGAGCGCGCTGCTGCCGGAACAGGCCATCGTGGTGGAGGAGAGCGTCAGCTTCGGTCGTGCGTTCTATCCCGGCACGGTCCACGCCGCGCCGCACGACTGGCTGCAGCTGACCGGCGGCGCCATCGGCGCTGGCCTGCCGCTGGCGGTGGGCGCGGCAGTGGCGGCGCCGGACCGGCGCGTGGTTTCGCTGCAGGCGGACGGCTCGGCGATGTACACGCTGCAGTCGCTGTGGACCATGGCGCGCGAAAAGCTCGATGTGACCGTGGTACTGCTGGCCAATCGCCAGTACGCGATCCTGCTGGGCGAGCTGGCGGGCGTGGGGGCGAATCCGGGGAAGACTGCGATGGACATGCTCGACATCGGCAATCCGGACCTGGACTGGGTCAAGCTGGCCAATGGCATGGGGGTGGAGGGGGCGCGGGCGACGGATATGGAGAGCTTTGCCGACCTGTTTCGGATGGCGAACGGGCGCAAGGGGCCGTTCTTGATTGAGTTGGTGATTTGA